A stretch of Rhizobium sp. TH2 DNA encodes these proteins:
- a CDS encoding M20/M25/M40 family metallo-hydrolase, with protein MTDRTTDTEASWQPFNRVKEISYHLVSWPSESGTSGEAEFADRLAGLLREIPYFRDHPEDIAIIDSHGSPMAGNVVAVVRGSGKRTLAFGGHFDTVETNNYLELKHLACKPDDLKAALIADLESRPLTATEARALEDLRSGDFVPGRGMLDMKSGVAAGIAALEHFSEMPDRQGNLVLFATPDEERNSRGMRSLRDALPGLMKRWDLDIVAGVNLDATSDQGDGSEGRAIYHGTIGKLLPFAFVVGQASHASYPFEGISAHRIASEIMLAFEANPALCDTGEAQVSPPPICLEAKDLRGGYEVTTPDKVWLAFNWLFHSRTPSELHGDFNAIVGRAVEEALDDFKAKAADYAHMNGVEPSKLDFTGRVISFAELRQEALKAGGVDAQQRFDVLASSLAGNDNPLNVTRSLVEFMVAEARITGPAVVTGFSSLHYPHTHLDLSRDLDRDFAAALDRARGTIESRHATSFKRREYFTGISDMSFFGAAIDESDTTVVADNTPAALWVDRPPADALTYPVVNIGPWGREFHQRLERLYMPYAFDVFPKFLVEIVREVLLRR; from the coding sequence ATGACCGATCGCACCACCGACACTGAAGCAAGCTGGCAGCCATTCAACCGGGTGAAGGAGATTTCCTATCACCTCGTCTCCTGGCCGAGCGAGAGCGGCACATCGGGCGAGGCGGAATTCGCCGACAGGCTTGCCGGTCTGCTGCGGGAGATTCCCTATTTCCGCGACCATCCCGAAGACATCGCCATCATCGACAGCCATGGCTCGCCGATGGCTGGGAATGTCGTGGCCGTGGTGCGCGGGTCGGGCAAGCGGACGCTGGCTTTCGGCGGCCATTTCGACACGGTCGAGACGAACAACTATCTCGAACTCAAGCATCTCGCCTGCAAGCCGGATGACTTGAAGGCGGCGCTGATCGCCGATCTCGAAAGCCGGCCGCTCACGGCGACCGAGGCGCGGGCGCTGGAGGATTTGAGGAGCGGCGATTTCGTGCCCGGTCGCGGCATGCTCGATATGAAGAGCGGCGTGGCGGCAGGCATCGCGGCGCTGGAGCACTTTTCCGAAATGCCGGATCGCCAGGGCAATCTCGTGCTGTTCGCCACGCCTGACGAGGAGCGCAATTCGCGCGGCATGCGGTCGCTCCGCGATGCGCTGCCGGGTCTCATGAAACGCTGGGATCTCGATATCGTCGCCGGCGTCAATCTCGATGCGACCAGCGACCAGGGCGACGGGTCCGAGGGCCGCGCCATCTATCACGGCACGATCGGCAAGCTTCTGCCCTTCGCCTTCGTCGTCGGCCAGGCCTCGCATGCAAGCTATCCGTTCGAGGGCATCAGCGCGCATCGCATCGCATCCGAAATCATGCTCGCCTTCGAGGCCAATCCGGCGCTCTGCGACACCGGCGAGGCGCAAGTCTCGCCGCCGCCGATCTGCCTCGAGGCGAAGGACCTGCGCGGTGGTTACGAGGTGACGACGCCCGACAAGGTCTGGCTCGCCTTCAACTGGCTATTTCATTCGCGCACGCCGTCGGAACTCCATGGCGATTTCAATGCGATCGTCGGACGCGCTGTGGAAGAGGCGCTTGACGACTTCAAGGCCAAGGCTGCGGACTATGCTCATATGAACGGCGTCGAGCCGAGCAAGCTCGATTTCACCGGTCGCGTGATCAGCTTTGCCGAGCTGAGGCAAGAAGCTTTGAAGGCGGGAGGCGTGGATGCGCAGCAGCGTTTCGACGTTTTGGCATCGTCGCTCGCCGGCAACGACAATCCGCTGAACGTCACGCGCTCGCTGGTCGAGTTCATGGTCGCCGAGGCGCGCATCACCGGCCCGGCCGTCGTCACCGGCTTCTCCAGCCTGCACTATCCGCACACGCATCTGGACCTGTCGCGCGATCTCGACCGGGATTTTGCCGCAGCACTTGACCGGGCACGCGGCACGATCGAGAGCCGGCATGCCACCAGCTTCAAGCGTCGCGAATATTTCACCGGCATATCGGATATGAGCTTCTTCGGCGCCGCGATCGATGAGAGCGATACGACCGTCGTTGCCGACAATACGCCTGCGGCGCTCTGGGTCGATCGCCCGCCGGCCGATGCGCTTACCTATCCCGTCGTCAATATCGGCCCCTGGGGACGGGAATTCCATCAGCGGCTGGAACGGCTCTACATGCCTTACGCCTTCGACGTGTTCCCGAAGTTCCTGGTCGAGATCGTCCGGGAGGTGCTGCTCAGGCGGTAG
- a CDS encoding Lrp/AsnC family transcriptional regulator: protein MDDLDQRLIAELRVNARASIPTLATLLGVARGTVQARLNKLVASGAIAGFTVKLRENRPDAMVRGVMMVELAGRNIKPAIASLRRNPGFAAVHTTNGIWDLIAEIEVPSLAEFNTVVTAVRSMDGVAKSETHLFLGPA, encoded by the coding sequence ATGGACGACCTCGACCAGCGCCTGATTGCCGAACTCCGGGTCAATGCACGCGCCTCGATCCCGACGCTTGCGACCCTGCTGGGTGTGGCGCGCGGCACGGTGCAGGCCCGGCTCAACAAGCTGGTCGCTTCCGGCGCGATCGCCGGCTTCACGGTGAAGCTGCGCGAGAACCGGCCGGATGCCATGGTGCGCGGCGTGATGATGGTCGAGCTTGCCGGCCGCAACATCAAGCCGGCCATCGCCTCCCTCCGCCGCAACCCGGGCTTTGCCGCCGTGCATACGACCAACGGCATCTGGGACCTGATCGCCGAAATCGAAGTGCCGAGTCTCGCGGAATTCAACACCGTAGTGACCGCCGTGCGCAGCATGGATGGCGTGGCGAAATCCGAGACGCATCTGTTTCTGGGGCCGGCTTGA
- a CDS encoding KilA-N domain-containing protein produces the protein MNTISLITVRGHSVREDEFGLWNLNDIWSLAKAPITKLPKHWRSSAFAKKLIPELQKKVTNSYLKANKQNIPVIYAKSGRGNDGTYAHPILAAAYAGYLSPKLEIETREVWLRYRAGDATLADEVLQRASPEANEWAAKRAMGRAVRGLYTNELDKRGVVKPVHYAICTNTTYQGLTGKTAAELRAERNVMGPLRDAMTISEIAFIAASEALSVERMEYEDSAGFDQCRTATAKAASAIRNAIEADRRDRVKVPS, from the coding sequence ATGAACACTATCTCATTGATTACCGTACGGGGCCATTCAGTCCGTGAGGATGAATTCGGTCTTTGGAATCTCAACGACATTTGGTCGCTTGCAAAGGCGCCCATCACGAAACTGCCCAAGCATTGGCGCTCATCCGCCTTCGCCAAGAAGCTGATTCCAGAGCTTCAGAAAAAGGTAACCAATTCTTACCTAAAGGCGAATAAGCAAAATATTCCAGTAATTTACGCAAAATCCGGTCGCGGGAACGATGGCACGTATGCCCATCCCATTCTTGCCGCTGCGTATGCTGGATATCTCAGCCCTAAGCTAGAGATTGAAACTCGCGAAGTCTGGCTCCGTTACAGGGCTGGCGATGCAACGCTTGCCGACGAGGTTTTACAGCGAGCCTCACCTGAAGCGAACGAGTGGGCAGCCAAGCGTGCCATGGGTCGCGCGGTTCGCGGGCTCTACACCAACGAGTTAGACAAGCGCGGAGTGGTAAAGCCGGTCCATTATGCAATTTGTACCAACACTACATATCAGGGGTTAACTGGCAAGACTGCCGCGGAACTTCGGGCCGAACGTAATGTGATGGGTCCATTGCGCGATGCGATGACAATATCCGAGATTGCGTTCATCGCAGCTTCGGAAGCTCTGTCAGTAGAACGTATGGAATATGAGGACTCGGCTGGGTTCGACCAGTGCCGAACGGCAACCGCAAAAGCCGCATCTGCAATAAGAAACGCGATAGAAGCGGACCGGCGCGACCGAGTTAAGGTTCCTTCTTAA